The Kineococcus radiotolerans SRS30216 = ATCC BAA-149 genomic interval CTGGACCGCGGTCTCGGCGATCTGACGGTTTGTGGAGGCGGCGCGCAGGCTGCCCACCAGCACCAGGACGTTGGTCATCGGGAGTCTCCTCGGGAAGGCGGTGTTGATGCGGACTGTAGTCCGCTTCTACTCCCACCTTCAAGCACCCGTGGTCCCGACGGCCTACGCTCCCCCCGTGCCCCGCCCCGTCAGCCTCCTCGGCAGCCCCCCGGTGCCCGAGCGCGCCGACGCGACCCGCAACCGGGAACTGCTGCTGCGCACCGCCCGCGCCCTCCTCGACGAGCACGGCGCCGCCGGGCTCAGCATGGACGCGCTGGCCGCCGCGGCCGGTCTGGGCAAGGGCACCGTCTTCCGCCGCTTCGGTTCGCGCGCAGGGCTCTTCGCCGCCCTGCTCGACGAGCATGAGCGCGACTTCCAGGCCGCCTGCCTGTGGGGCCCGCCCCCGCTGGGCCCCGGCGCCGACCCGGTCGACCGGCTGGTGGCCTTCGGCCACGAGAGGCTGGACCTCCTCGCCCGGCGGGGCCACCTCGTCCGCGAGGCCGACGCGCACCTGACCCGCGGCGCGAACGCGCCCGCCGCCTTCGCCCGCCTGCACGTGCGGGTCCTGCTGCAGGCCGCGGGGGTGGGGGGTGACGTCGAGGTCCTGGCGTTCAACCTGCTGGCCGTCCTGGAGGCCCCGCTGGCCCGCCACGTCGAGCGGGCCCCCGACGGCCCCGCCCAGCCGTCCCCGCAGCGCCTGGCCGCCGGGTGGACGGACCTGGTCCGGCGCGTGGTGCGCCCCGGCGGCTGAAGGGGCGAGCCCGCCCCGGCGGGGCGTACCCGGCGCGGCGTCAGGACAGGACGAACCAGACGGTCTTGCCCGCGTCGGCGCGCTCGACGCCCCAGCGGTCGGAGATGATGTCGACCAGCGCCACCCCGCGCCCGCCCTCGGCCTCCGGGGGCGCGTCCCGGCGCACCGGGGGGTGGGGGTCGCCGTCGGAGACCGCGACCTGCAGCCCGGCCCCGTCGGCGCCGCCGCAGGAGACCCGCACCCGCACCGGCGGGGCCCCGTGCCGCACGGCGTTGGTCACCAGCTCCGAGACGAGCAGCTGCGCCTCCTCCAGCACCCGCGCGTGGTGCTCGGCGCAGTGGGCCTCGCTGAGGAAGGTGCGGGCCCGCCGGGCCGAGTGCTCCTCGTCGGGAAGCGTGATCTCCGCCGTCGGGGTCGCCTCGCACACCCGCTCATCCAACCAGGTCACGACGTCAGCAGCTGCACCAGTTCACCGGCGGTGCGCACGACCCCCGGGCGCAGCGCGTCCAGCTCGGCGTCGCGCACGTGACCCGAGCTCAGCTGGTCCGCCGGGCGCGGGGTCCGGGCGGGGTCCAGGGCCCGCTCGGCCAGCTCCAGCCCCAGCCGCACCGACGTCGCCAGCGGCCCGGCCCACCCGGGCCGGTCGACCTGGGCCATCGCCTCGGACAGCTCGTCCGGGAACGCCCACGCGGCCAGCGCCTCCGCCGACACCCGGGTGTGGGGAACGCCGTAGCGGCGGTTCTCCGCCGCGAGCAGCTCCTCCCGGTCGGCGGCGGCGGCGGTGAGCAGCGGGTACTCCACCGGGTCGCAGCGCACCAGCAGGGCCTGCCCCAGGCGGGCCAGCAGCCCCACCGAGAACGCGTCGGGCGCCCCCGCGCGCAACCGCGGGGCGAGCTCGGCGGCGGCCACGGCCGTCATCACGCTGCGCTCCCAGAACCCCTCCAGCGCCTCGGGGACCTCGTCCAGGCCCGCCATCGCGGACACCGCGAGGCTGCGCACGGTGGAGAACCCCACGACGGTGACGGCAAAGGCGGGGGCCGAGACCCGCCCCGACAACCCGAAGTAGGCGGAGTTCGCCAGCCGCAGGACCCGCGCGGTCAGGGCCGGGTCGAAGCTCAGCGTCCGGCCCAGCGAGCGCGCGTCGGAGAGGTGGTCGTCGGCCTCGGCGATGACCTTGGCCGCGACCGGGCGGTGCGAGGGCAGGTCGTCCAGCGCGGCGGAGACCCGGCCCAGGACCTCCACCGCCGCCGGCAGGGACGTGGGCACGAGCGCCGGGTCCGGCGTCGGCCCGCTCACGCGCCCGCCCCCTGCGGCAGCGGGTGCAGCAGACCGCCCCCGCGCAGGAGCTCCGCGAGGGCCTCCCGGGGCAGCGGCCGCGAGTACAGCCAGCCCTGCACGGCCTCGCAGCCCAGGTCGCGCACGACCGCGTCCTGCTCCAGGGTCTCCACGCCCTCGGCGACGATCCCCAGGCCGAGGGTCCGGGCGAGGGAGACCACGGCCGCGGCCACCGCGCGCGCGGGGCCCCCCTGCACGCCGTCGACCGCGGTGCGCAGGTCGCGGACGAAGGAGCGGTCGACCTTGAGGTGGTCCACGGGCAGGTCCTTGAGGTAGGCCAGCGAGGAGTAGCCGGTGCCGAAGTCGTCGATGGCGACCCGCGCCCCGTCCCGGCGCAGCTCCTCCAGGACCGTGCGGCAGGCCCGCAGGTCGCTGGCCAGGGCCGTCTCGGTGACCTCCAGGCAGAGGTCGCTCAGCTGCAGGCCGGCGCCGGCGACCGTGCGCCGGACCCCGGCGGCGAACCCCTCGGCCGCGAGGCTGACCGCGGAGACGTTGACGGCGACGTGGGTCGGGGTGAGCGGCAGGTCCCCGGCGGCGTGCGCGGCCCGCCAGGTCGCCAGGTCGCGGCAGGCCACGGCCAGGACGTGCGCGTCGAGGGCGGGCACGAGGTTGGCGCGCTCGGCCAGCTCGATGAAGGTGTCCGGGGGGATCGCCCCGAGCTCGGGGTGCGTCCAGCGGCACAGGGCCTCGAGGCTGAGCACCTGCGCGGGCCGGCCCGGGCGCACGATGGGCTGGTAGTGGACGTCGACGGCCCCGCGGGAGAGGGCCTCGCGCAGGTCCGCGACCAGCCGCAGGGCGCGGCGGGCGCGGTGGCGGACGTCCTCGTCGAGCAGGGTCCAGCGGCCCCCGCCGGCGGCCTTGGCCTCGTGCACGGCGATGCCCGCGTCGCGGACGACCTCCTCGGGCCCGCAGCTCGACCCGTCGAGCAGGACGACCCCGATGCTGGCGCTCAGCCGCAGGCGCAGCCCGTTGACCTCGACGGGGGCGAGGACGGCGTCCAGGACGCGGCGGGCGGTGGCCTCCACGGCCCCGAGGTCGTCGAGCCCGGCGCAGACGAGGACGAACTCGTCCCCCCCGGGGCGGGCGACCACGTCCCCGGAGCGGACGGTGCCGGCCAGCCGGCGGGCGATCTCGACCAGGACGGCGTCCCCGGCCTCGGGGCCGAGGCCGTCGTTGACGGTCTTGAAGTCGTCGAGGTCGACCATGAGGACCCCGACGTCGGTGCCGGGGCCGGGGGCCTCGCCGGGCAGGGCCAGCAGGTCGGCGAGGCGCTCCAGCAGGGCGAGCCGGTTGGGCAGGCCGGTGAGCAGGTCGTGCTGGGCCTGGTAGGCCAGCCGGTGCTCGCGGGCCAGGCGGTCGGTGACGTCCTCGACGGTGCCGATGAAGCCCGCGCCGTAGCCGGGGGTGCGGCTGGGGGCCAGGCGGACCGCGACCCAGCGGACCTGCCCGGCGGCGTTGCGCAGCCGGGTGTCGAGGGTGACGCGCTCCCCGGAGAGGACCCGGGCCACGGCCTCCACCACCCCGCTGCGCTCGTCGTCGACGACGTGGGTGAGCCAGGCGGTGCCGCACAGCTCCTCGGCGGGCAGGCCGATGAGCTCGGCGAAGGCGTCGTTGACGCGGGACAGCCGGGCGCCGACGTCGGAGACGATGGTCGGGACCGGGGAGCTCTGGGCGAGGGTGGCGAAGCGGTCCTCGGCGGCGCGCAGCGCGGCCTGGGCCCGTTCGTCCTCGGGCAGGACGACCCCGAGCACCCAGAACCACTCCCACCCCTCGCGCTCGGGGACGGGCCAGGCGACGACCTCGGTGCGGCGCAGCTCGCCCCCGGAGGTGACGGCGTCGACGGCGCAGCGGGTGCGGCGGTCGCGGGAGAGCCGCTCCAGCTCCGGGGAGCCGTCGCGCGGGCGCAGCAGCCGGGTCGTGGCGAGGTCGACGAGGTGGTCGGCGGCCACGCCGAACAGGTCGGCGGCGGCGGTGTTGGCCCACCGCACGCGGGTGGCCTCCAGCGGGGCCGGGGCCTTAGGCCGGGACACGACCAGCACCGGCTGGTCACCGGCGGCCGCGAAGTGCAGCAACGCGGCATCGACACCGGCGGGGGAGGTCTCGCTCCCCCCGGTGGGGTGACTGCGCCACGCCTCGTTCAGCACTGGTTCCGTCCACGGTGCTCCCGGCGGCGCCCTCCGTGGTGCCGCATCGGGGGTTCCATCGGCACGCAGCGCCACGAGTTGATCGTTCCGGGTGGTGGAAGCGTCCCCCCGCCGCGGCACCCGGGGTCGGCCAGCTGCGGAGCGTGACCACCGGCCCCGGGTCCCCCGCCGCGCTACCGCTACCCCGGGAGCAGGACGAGCACGCTGCGCCGCTGCCACGTCCCCTGGG includes:
- a CDS encoding TetR/AcrR family transcriptional regulator — encoded protein: MPRPVSLLGSPPVPERADATRNRELLLRTARALLDEHGAAGLSMDALAAAAGLGKGTVFRRFGSRAGLFAALLDEHERDFQAACLWGPPPLGPGADPVDRLVAFGHERLDLLARRGHLVREADAHLTRGANAPAAFARLHVRVLLQAAGVGGDVEVLAFNLLAVLEAPLARHVERAPDGPAQPSPQRLAAGWTDLVRRVVRPGG
- a CDS encoding ATP-binding protein — protein: MCEATPTAEITLPDEEHSARRARTFLSEAHCAEHHARVLEEAQLLVSELVTNAVRHGAPPVRVRVSCGGADGAGLQVAVSDGDPHPPVRRDAPPEAEGGRGVALVDIISDRWGVERADAGKTVWFVLS
- a CDS encoding HDOD domain-containing protein, giving the protein MSGPTPDPALVPTSLPAAVEVLGRVSAALDDLPSHRPVAAKVIAEADDHLSDARSLGRTLSFDPALTARVLRLANSAYFGLSGRVSAPAFAVTVVGFSTVRSLAVSAMAGLDEVPEALEGFWERSVMTAVAAAELAPRLRAGAPDAFSVGLLARLGQALLVRCDPVEYPLLTAAAADREELLAAENRRYGVPHTRVSAEALAAWAFPDELSEAMAQVDRPGWAGPLATSVRLGLELAERALDPARTPRPADQLSSGHVRDAELDALRPGVVRTAGELVQLLTS
- a CDS encoding putative bifunctional diguanylate cyclase/phosphodiesterase, producing the protein MLNEAWRSHPTGGSETSPAGVDAALLHFAAAGDQPVLVVSRPKAPAPLEATRVRWANTAAADLFGVAADHLVDLATTRLLRPRDGSPELERLSRDRRTRCAVDAVTSGGELRRTEVVAWPVPEREGWEWFWVLGVVLPEDERAQAALRAAEDRFATLAQSSPVPTIVSDVGARLSRVNDAFAELIGLPAEELCGTAWLTHVVDDERSGVVEAVARVLSGERVTLDTRLRNAAGQVRWVAVRLAPSRTPGYGAGFIGTVEDVTDRLAREHRLAYQAQHDLLTGLPNRLALLERLADLLALPGEAPGPGTDVGVLMVDLDDFKTVNDGLGPEAGDAVLVEIARRLAGTVRSGDVVARPGGDEFVLVCAGLDDLGAVEATARRVLDAVLAPVEVNGLRLRLSASIGVVLLDGSSCGPEEVVRDAGIAVHEAKAAGGGRWTLLDEDVRHRARRALRLVADLREALSRGAVDVHYQPIVRPGRPAQVLSLEALCRWTHPELGAIPPDTFIELAERANLVPALDAHVLAVACRDLATWRAAHAAGDLPLTPTHVAVNVSAVSLAAEGFAAGVRRTVAGAGLQLSDLCLEVTETALASDLRACRTVLEELRRDGARVAIDDFGTGYSSLAYLKDLPVDHLKVDRSFVRDLRTAVDGVQGGPARAVAAAVVSLARTLGLGIVAEGVETLEQDAVVRDLGCEAVQGWLYSRPLPREALAELLRGGGLLHPLPQGAGA